The following nucleotide sequence is from Terriglobia bacterium.
AAAAGTCGAGGCGATGGTAAGAGCCAGCGGACTTTCGCCAGAAACAATTGTTGCGCGCGTGCCGCCGTTTTACGGCGAAGCGACAGTAGAGAAGATCGCAGCCAATGCGGTGATGGCTGGATGTGTGCCGGAAATGATGCGCGTGCTGTTGCCCCTGCTTCGCGCGGCGTGCGACGAGCGCTTTAACCTCCACGGAGTGCAGGCAACGACGCATTTTGCCGCGCCGCTGGTGATGATCAATGGGCCGGTGCGGCAGGAGCTGGGATTCTGGTCAAAGCAAAATGTTTTCTCCAACGTTGCGCGGGCCAACAGCACTCTGGGCCGGGCGTTTCAGCTGATTCTGCTGAATATCGGTGGCGGGCGGCCGGATGGAATCGACATGTCTGCTCTGGGAAATGCGGGCAAGTTTTCTTTTTGCATCGCCGAAAACGAAGAAGAGAATCCGTGGGAGCCTTTCCATGTGACTCGCGGCCTTAAGCGCGAACAGAGCGCGGTGTCGCTCTTTGCCGCAGAGCCGCCACGTGGCGTGAGCGAACACACCGCCCCGGCGGGCAAGACCGTGCTGGAAACAATTTCATTCGCGCTGGCCACCGTGTGGAGCTATCGCATGTGCCTGATGCCGGAGGCTATTGTGATTCTTTGCCCCGAGCATGTGAAGACCATCCATCGCGATGGGATCACCAAAGAGCAGGCGCGGCAATTCCTGTTCGAGAACACCGGGATACCGGTGCGGCATTATTCGAAGGAAGAGCGCGCGGAAGGAACGCAACTGGCCGCGAACTACAAAGAGATCATGGTGCGCGGCGAGAAGTGTTATCAGAAGTTTCGATCCCCTGAGGCGATTAGCATTTTTGTCGCCGGGGGAACGGCGGGAAAGTTTTCCGCTGTGATCGGCAGCTGGTCCACCGGACCGGCAGGCAGCCAGATGGTGACGTATCCGATTCCGAACAAATAGGAGGAGTGGATGCCAGTAACGATTGTTCATCCGGGTAATGAGAGTGTGCCGAAGGCGGGGACGCCGCCGGCGCGATTAAAAAGCCTGGCGGAAAAAAAGATTGGGCTATTGGATATCAGCAAGCCCGGCGGCAGCTTTTTCTTGGATCGGCTGGAAGAGATCCTGCGGACGAAGCATGGCGTCGCGGAGATTTTGCGCACGCGCAAGCCGACGTTCTCAAAGAACGCGCCGCCGCAGATCATCGAGCAACTGCGCGGGATGGACGCGGTGGTGGAAGGGCTGGCGGATTGAGGGTCGTGCACAACGTGCAGTTTGCACGACACAATCGGGCTGGAGAATCTTGGCATTCCGGCGGTGCCCGTCGCCACCACTGAATTCACCGCTCCCGCGCGGGTGCAGGCCAGCGCGCTGGGACGTGCTGGCTTTGACGCCGTTTACGTGCAGCATCCCATTCAGGACCAGACGCCGCAGCAGATCGCGGCACGGGCAGACTCGGTGGCAGAAGAGATTGTAAGAAGGTTGACGGTGACGGGCTGATTCTTCACACTCGCCAGCCTCTCTAATCTACTCCCAACCTCCGCACTTGCTCATTTTGATTTCTGTTCCGCGATCCATTTGTTCGTGCGCGCGTCGAGCAGATCAAGCGGCAGAGCTCCGCCGTTCAGCATTTCGTCATGGAAGCTGCGGATGTCAAATTTGGGTCCCAGGGCTTTCTGTGCGCGGTCGCGTAATTCGCGGAATTTGAGTTGTCCCAGTTTGTAGCTAAGCGCCTGCGCCGGCCAGGCGATGTAGCGGTCTGTCTCTGACTGGATTGTCGGTTCATCCACTGCGCCGGACTTGCGCATGAAATCCACGACCTGGTCGCGCGTCCATCCTTTCGAATGGATCCCGGTATCGACCACCAGACGCACCGCGCGGAAAAGTTCAGAGGAGAGACGTCCGTAGTCAGAAGCAGGGTCCTGATAGAAGCCGATCTCTTTGCCGAGTTGCTCCGCGTAGAGGGCCCAGCCTTCCGAGTAAGCGTTAAAGAAAAGACCATGGAGGCGGAACTTGGGCAGCCCAGTGAGCTGTTGCTGGACGGACAGCTGCATGTGATGTCCTGGGACGCCTTCATGGTAGGCAATGGCTTCGTCATTGATGAGCGAGCGGCTCGCAAAATTGGATGTGGCCACAACAACGCGGCCGGGACGCTTGCCGTCCGGGGTGCCGGTTACGTAATGAGTTGCGGCGGCAGCCTGGAATGCAGGTATGGCTTCTACCGTGACCGGCGATTTGGGCAGCAGGTTGAAAAGCCCCGGCAGTTTAGGCTCCATCTGAGCAATGTAACGGCGGAAATCGTCAAGGATTTGCTCCGCGGAAGTGGGAATGTATTTGGGATTGGTCTTGAGCGAAGCCCGATAAGCAGCGAGGTCAGCGAAGCCCGCCTTTTTGGCGATTACCAGCATCTCGGCCTGGATGCGTTCGATTTCGCGCAGGCCGAGCTGGTGTATTTCATCCGCAGTCATGTGCGTGGTGGTGCGAGCGTAAATATCGTTTTGATAGCGTTTCTGGCCATCTGGCAGAGAGGTGATGGCAAGCGCAGTACGTCCCTGGGGCGCGTATTCCTTGCTGATGAATGCCGCAAAACTCTTGTACGCCGGAATCACGTCAGTATTGATGGCGTCAGTGATTTGCTGCGTTAGGCGCTTCTGGTCTTCCGCGGAGATGCTCGGGGGATATTTCTTTGTCGGAAGCAGAAACGGATTAGCGTCGATGATGCCCTGGCACTGCGCTGGGACTTTCTCAAGAAGGAAGCGCACGGGCATTAGCTTGTCCTTCATTCCGGCGCGAAGGACTTCAGTGGTCTGGCTGAAGACGCGAGGAATCTGGTGAAGGCGGGCGATGTAGTCTTCGTAATGCTTGACCGAGTAATGCTTGACCGAGTCGAACGGGACAGAAAGCGGAAGGTCCGCAAGGCCGGTATGGATGCCGCCCACCTGGTTGACTGGCATCTCGTACTCTTTGAGCTCGAAATCGGCAATGCGCTGCTGGAGCGAGCGAACAAGAAGATCGTGTGAGAGCAGGTCCTGGTCAGAAAAGCCGGCTGTGGGAATCGCCTGAAGGCGTTTTAGAAAATCTTCGTCAGTCTTGTGTCGTTGGGAAATGGCCGCAAGCGAGTGGTCGGAGAGCTTGTCATTGTAGCGATAGTCGCCAAAGGCTGTGGCGCGCTCCGGAGTATTACGCAGATCGGATTCATATTGCTCTTCAAAGAGAGCATTCTGCGCGGTCAGGCGGTCAGCAACCGGTTTGGGGTTTTGGGCGAAGGCAGAAACTGCTATTACGACGAATAGAAACAGGCTTTTTT
It contains:
- a CDS encoding TlpA family protein disulfide reductase encodes the protein MPQVQNAPPIPGLQSGRKAVVVIFETDCPTCQLALPYLNSLQRDSVQVIGLSQDDERSTNEFIRELKISYPVELDSGLKISRAYDPQNVPTFYLLDESGQVQQTLVGFDKQGLNDLAAALGHSPIAPADDGAPAWKPGCSSRHLEPEVDGGAAEGSAKLLRRTGDPASRITLRDEEDPFEYCRQKFGDALPVIPPTVEKVEAMVRASGLSPETIVARVPPFYGEATVEKIAANAVMAGCVPEMMRVLLPLLRAACDERFNLHGVQATTHFAAPLVMINGPVRQELGFWSKQNVFSNVARANSTLGRAFQLILLNIGGGRPDGIDMSALGNAGKFSFCIAENEEENPWEPFHVTRGLKREQSAVSLFAAEPPRGVSEHTAPAGKTVLETISFALATVWSYRMCLMPEAIVILCPEHVKTIHRDGITKEQARQFLFENTGIPVRHYSKEERAEGTQLAANYKEIMVRGEKCYQKFRSPEAISIFVAGGTAGKFSAVIGSWSTGPAGSQMVTYPIPNK
- a CDS encoding DUF885 domain-containing protein, which encodes MRLQKSLFLFVVIAVSAFAQNPKPVADRLTAQNALFEEQYESDLRNTPERATAFGDYRYNDKLSDHSLAAISQRHKTDEDFLKRLQAIPTAGFSDQDLLSHDLLVRSLQQRIADFELKEYEMPVNQVGGIHTGLADLPLSVPFDSVKHYSVKHYEDYIARLHQIPRVFSQTTEVLRAGMKDKLMPVRFLLEKVPAQCQGIIDANPFLLPTKKYPPSISAEDQKRLTQQITDAINTDVIPAYKSFAAFISKEYAPQGRTALAITSLPDGQKRYQNDIYARTTTHMTADEIHQLGLREIERIQAEMLVIAKKAGFADLAAYRASLKTNPKYIPTSAEQILDDFRRYIAQMEPKLPGLFNLLPKSPVTVEAIPAFQAAAATHYVTGTPDGKRPGRVVVATSNFASRSLINDEAIAYHEGVPGHHMQLSVQQQLTGLPKFRLHGLFFNAYSEGWALYAEQLGKEIGFYQDPASDYGRLSSELFRAVRLVVDTGIHSKGWTRDQVVDFMRKSGAVDEPTIQSETDRYIAWPAQALSYKLGQLKFRELRDRAQKALGPKFDIRSFHDEMLNGGALPLDLLDARTNKWIAEQKSK